Proteins from one Mycobacterium adipatum genomic window:
- a CDS encoding AbrB family transcriptional regulator yields MAGKWLGLAKWVLLAALSVAATGALTALGVPSAGLFAALVVGIALALMNLAPARVPRTVGIAAQGVLGVYIGTMVSRDAVGALGPHWLLVLGVAVATLLISVLFGTLLGLRREVSPLTGSLAMVAGGASGLVAIARELGADDRVVAVVQYLRVALVTASMPIAVTLIYRAERTDHTVIIDQTSVTPWYLSVLVIAGLALVGDTAGKLIRLPGAGLLGPLALTVALQLSAVPFDLNVPAALVQIGYLVIGWQAGVAFTRQSLRAVGRTLPAALALIVVLTVATAGLGALLAHLAGLTPLEGYLATSPGGVYAVLATAVETGSNVTFIIAAQVVRILMMLFAAPLMARAIARLSERVRPRAALGV; encoded by the coding sequence GTGGCGGGAAAGTGGCTCGGATTGGCGAAGTGGGTCCTGCTGGCGGCCCTCAGCGTGGCGGCCACTGGGGCGCTGACCGCACTCGGGGTGCCGTCGGCGGGCCTGTTCGCCGCCCTGGTGGTGGGCATCGCGCTGGCGCTGATGAATCTGGCCCCCGCGCGGGTGCCGCGCACGGTGGGCATCGCCGCGCAAGGGGTGCTGGGCGTCTACATCGGCACCATGGTCTCCCGGGACGCCGTCGGCGCGCTCGGCCCGCACTGGCTGCTCGTGCTCGGCGTCGCGGTGGCGACCCTGCTCATCAGCGTGCTGTTCGGGACATTGCTGGGCCTGCGTCGCGAGGTGAGTCCGCTGACCGGTTCGTTGGCCATGGTTGCCGGCGGCGCCTCCGGGCTGGTGGCCATCGCCCGCGAACTCGGCGCCGACGACCGCGTGGTGGCCGTCGTGCAGTACCTGCGGGTGGCGCTGGTGACGGCGTCCATGCCGATCGCGGTGACCCTGATCTACCGCGCCGAGCGCACCGACCACACCGTGATCATCGACCAGACATCGGTGACACCTTGGTATCTCAGCGTTCTGGTGATCGCGGGCCTGGCGCTGGTGGGGGACACCGCCGGGAAGTTGATCCGGCTGCCCGGTGCCGGCCTGCTCGGGCCGCTGGCGCTGACCGTCGCGCTGCAACTGAGCGCGGTGCCGTTCGACCTGAACGTGCCCGCCGCGCTGGTCCAGATCGGCTACCTGGTGATCGGATGGCAGGCCGGGGTGGCGTTCACCCGCCAATCCCTGCGCGCGGTCGGCCGCACGCTTCCCGCGGCGCTGGCGCTGATCGTGGTGCTGACCGTGGCCACCGCCGGACTCGGAGCGCTGTTGGCGCACCTCGCCGGCCTGACCCCGCTGGAGGGGTATCTGGCGACCAGCCCGGGCGGGGTCTACGCAGTCCTGGCCACCGCCGTCGAGACCGGCTCCAACGTGACGTTCATCATCGCCGCGCAGGTGGTGCGCATCCTGATGATGTTGTTCGCCGCGCCGTTGATGGCCAGGGCGATCGCGCGGCTCAGCGAGCGGGTCCGCCCCCGCGCCGCCCTCGGCGTGTGA
- a CDS encoding gamma-glutamylcyclotransferase: protein MPLYAAYGSNMHPEQMLQRAPHSPMAGTGWLYGWRLTFGGEDLSWEGALATLVEDPLSRVFVVLYDVTPEDEENLDRWEGSELGFHKKIRCRVDRLTSDTTTDPVLAWLYVVDAWEGGVPSARYLGVMADAAEIAGAPAEYVHDLRIRPAGNVGPGT from the coding sequence GTGCCGCTCTACGCCGCTTACGGATCGAACATGCATCCGGAACAGATGCTGCAGCGAGCTCCGCATTCACCGATGGCGGGAACCGGCTGGCTGTACGGCTGGCGACTGACCTTCGGCGGTGAGGATCTCAGCTGGGAAGGCGCGTTGGCGACCCTGGTCGAGGATCCACTGTCCCGGGTGTTCGTGGTGCTCTATGACGTCACCCCCGAGGACGAAGAGAACCTGGACCGCTGGGAGGGTTCCGAGCTGGGCTTCCACAAGAAGATCCGCTGCCGGGTCGACCGGCTCACCTCCGACACCACCACCGACCCGGTGCTGGCCTGGCTCTACGTGGTCGATGCTTGGGAGGGCGGGGTGCCTTCGGCCCGCTATCTCGGCGTGATGGCCGACGCCGCGGAGATCGCCGGCGCGCCCGCGGAGTACGTGCACGACCTGCGCATCCGCCCCGCCGGCAACGTCGGGCCCGGCACCTAG
- a CDS encoding TetR family transcriptional regulator: protein MRRPGTETKAAILAAARERFAAEGYERGTIRAIAADAGIDPAMVMRYFGNKEGLFAAAAEFDLELPDLSVVPVEQLGAALAEHFVQRWERDEALLILLRAGVTNDAVAERMRTIFAAQLAPVIGKALGDSRQAPLRASLAASQVLGMALCRYVLAFGPLAEMTRSEVVEWIGPTLQRYLTE, encoded by the coding sequence ATGCGTCGTCCCGGCACCGAGACCAAGGCCGCGATCCTGGCCGCGGCGCGGGAGCGCTTCGCGGCGGAGGGTTATGAGCGCGGGACCATCCGCGCCATCGCGGCCGACGCCGGCATCGATCCGGCCATGGTGATGCGCTACTTCGGCAACAAAGAGGGCCTGTTCGCCGCCGCCGCCGAATTCGATCTCGAACTGCCCGACCTGTCGGTAGTCCCCGTCGAGCAACTCGGCGCCGCGCTGGCCGAACATTTCGTACAACGGTGGGAACGCGACGAGGCGCTGCTCATCCTGCTCCGCGCCGGTGTGACCAACGACGCCGTGGCCGAACGGATGCGAACCATCTTCGCCGCCCAACTCGCGCCGGTCATCGGCAAGGCGCTCGGCGATTCACGGCAAGCCCCGCTGCGGGCAAGTCTGGCCGCCTCGCAGGTGCTCGGAATGGCCCTGTGCCGCTACGTGCTGGCGTTCGGTCCGTTGGCGGAGATGACCCGCAGTGAGGTGGTCGAATGGATCGGGCCGACCCTGCAGCGCTATCTGACCGAATAG
- a CDS encoding FAD-dependent oxidoreductase: MTTEQTDVLVVGAGPVGLTAAIVLTQRGHAVTVLDSQTEGANTSRAAVVHSRTLELLEPYGVTPELVARGVHIPTFTVRDRDDLLMSIPFDTLPTPYPYTLMISQAETETLLLKRLHDLGGRVTRPASVSAVDQGPDGVTATLRDGQRIPARYLIGADGVRSTIREQIGSAFSGSTYAESFVLADVRLSGGVPVDEVILYFAPAGLMVLAPLPDDRYRIVATVDDAPEVPDAAFVQRLLDERGPRSRSAVVHDVQWGSRFRVHHRVAESFRAGRVLLAGDAAHVHSPAGGQGMNLGIEDAVTAAECLSGALLGHGRTALAGYDTQRRQAAERVVRLADRLTGLATLSARGRPLRNAALRVVGAVPAPRRRLALQLSGLDRR; the protein is encoded by the coding sequence ATGACCACCGAACAGACGGACGTCCTGGTGGTGGGCGCCGGACCGGTCGGCCTGACCGCCGCGATCGTGCTCACCCAGCGCGGACACGCGGTGACGGTGCTCGACAGCCAGACCGAAGGCGCCAACACCTCACGCGCGGCGGTGGTGCACTCGCGCACGCTGGAACTGCTCGAGCCCTACGGCGTGACACCCGAGCTGGTCGCCCGGGGCGTCCACATCCCGACCTTCACCGTCCGCGACCGCGACGACCTGCTGATGTCCATCCCGTTCGACACACTGCCGACGCCCTACCCGTACACCCTGATGATCTCGCAGGCCGAAACCGAGACCCTTCTCCTGAAACGCCTGCACGACCTCGGCGGACGGGTGACCCGTCCGGCCTCGGTGAGCGCCGTCGACCAGGGACCCGACGGTGTTACCGCAACGCTGCGCGACGGTCAGCGCATACCTGCCCGCTACCTGATCGGCGCGGACGGCGTGCGCAGCACGATCCGCGAACAGATCGGAAGCGCGTTCAGCGGCAGCACCTACGCCGAGTCCTTCGTACTGGCCGACGTGCGGCTGTCCGGCGGCGTCCCGGTCGATGAGGTGATCCTCTATTTCGCCCCGGCCGGCCTCATGGTGCTCGCTCCGTTGCCGGATGACCGGTACCGCATCGTGGCCACCGTCGACGACGCCCCGGAGGTGCCCGATGCCGCCTTCGTGCAGCGGTTGCTCGATGAGCGCGGACCGCGATCCCGCTCGGCCGTGGTGCACGACGTGCAGTGGGGCTCTCGGTTCCGGGTGCATCACCGCGTCGCCGAAAGCTTTCGCGCCGGGCGGGTCTTGCTCGCCGGCGACGCCGCGCATGTCCATTCTCCGGCCGGCGGACAAGGCATGAATCTCGGCATCGAGGACGCCGTGACGGCCGCCGAGTGCTTGTCCGGTGCGCTACTCGGTCACGGGCGCACAGCGCTGGCGGGCTACGACACCCAGCGCCGTCAGGCCGCCGAGCGCGTGGTGCGGCTGGCCGATCGGCTCACCGGGCTGGCCACGCTGTCCGCCCGCGGACGCCCGCTGCGCAACGCGGCGCTGCGGGTGGTCGGCGCGGTGCCGGCACCGCGCCGCCGCCTCGCGCTGCAGCTGTCCGGACTGGACCGGCGATGA
- a CDS encoding amidohydrolase — translation MTLRAHTEAWLAAHHDDLVAWRRHIHAHPELGRQEFATTEFVANRLADAGLNPKVLPGGTGLTCDFGPEDRPRIALRADMDALPMAERTGLPFGSTVPGVAHACGHDAHTSVLLGAGLAMASAPELPAGVRLIFQPAEELMPGGAIDAVAAGAVAGVARIFALHCDPRLEVGKVAVRLGPITSAADSIEITLHSPGGHTSRPHLTGDLVYALGTLITGVPGVLSRRIDPRKSTVMVWGAVNAGVAANAIPQTGTLAGTIRTASRETWLTLESLVGEIVSSLLAPLAVEYSVNYRRGVPPVVNEEVSTRILTHAIEALGPTALADTHQSGGGEDFSWYLEEVPGAMARLGVWSGRGPQLDLHQPTFDLDERALAVGVRTMVNLVEQSAGF, via the coding sequence ATGACGCTGCGCGCCCATACCGAGGCATGGTTGGCCGCCCACCACGATGATCTGGTGGCCTGGCGCCGGCACATCCACGCCCACCCAGAACTCGGCCGCCAGGAGTTCGCGACCACCGAGTTCGTGGCGAACCGACTGGCCGACGCCGGCCTGAACCCGAAGGTGCTGCCCGGAGGCACCGGCCTGACCTGTGACTTCGGGCCGGAGGATCGCCCGCGGATCGCGTTGCGCGCCGATATGGATGCGCTTCCGATGGCCGAACGCACCGGACTGCCGTTCGGCTCCACGGTGCCCGGCGTCGCACACGCGTGCGGGCACGACGCGCACACCAGCGTGCTGCTCGGTGCCGGGCTGGCCATGGCGTCGGCCCCGGAACTGCCGGCGGGCGTGCGGCTGATCTTCCAGCCGGCCGAGGAACTGATGCCCGGTGGCGCGATCGACGCGGTCGCCGCCGGTGCGGTCGCCGGGGTCGCGCGGATCTTCGCCCTGCACTGCGACCCCCGGCTGGAGGTGGGCAAGGTCGCGGTGCGGCTGGGCCCGATCACCTCGGCCGCCGATTCGATCGAGATCACCCTGCACTCCCCGGGCGGTCACACGTCGCGGCCGCATCTGACCGGTGATCTGGTCTACGCGCTGGGCACCCTGATTACCGGGGTCCCCGGGGTGCTGTCACGACGCATCGATCCCCGCAAGAGCACCGTGATGGTGTGGGGTGCGGTCAACGCCGGTGTTGCGGCCAACGCGATTCCGCAAACCGGCACCCTGGCGGGAACCATCCGGACCGCCAGCAGGGAAACCTGGCTGACCCTGGAATCGCTTGTCGGCGAGATTGTTTCGTCGCTGCTGGCGCCGCTGGCCGTGGAGTACAGCGTGAACTACCGCCGTGGTGTACCGCCGGTGGTCAACGAGGAGGTGTCCACCCGGATCCTCACTCACGCGATCGAGGCGCTCGGGCCGACCGCGCTGGCCGACACCCACCAGTCCGGGGGTGGCGAGGACTTCTCCTGGTACCTGGAGGAGGTGCCCGGGGCGATGGCACGCCTGGGCGTGTGGTCCGGGCGCGGTCCACAGCTGGACCTGCACCAGCCGACCTTCGATCTGGACGAGCGCGCGCTCGCGGTGGGGGTGCGCACGATGGTGAACCTGGTCGAGCAGTCCGCCGGATTCTGA
- a CDS encoding purine-nucleoside phosphorylase: MSLVSDPQSAANDAATAISERTGVPVHDVAVVLGSGWAPALAALGEPTASVPMADLPGFTPPTAAGHGGQVFSVPIGARRALVLVGRIHAYEGHDLAHVVHPVRTACAAGAGTVILTNAAGGLRADMAVGQPVLISDHLNLTARSPLVGAQFVDLVDAYAPRLRAVARGIDPTLAEGVYAGLPGPHYETPAEIRMLRTLGADLVGMSTVHETIAARAAGAEVLGVSLVTNLAAGMTGQPLSHDEVLEAGRQSAARMGALLAAVIAAL, translated from the coding sequence ATCTCACTCGTGTCAGATCCACAGTCGGCCGCCAACGACGCCGCCACCGCGATCAGCGAACGCACCGGGGTGCCGGTGCACGACGTGGCCGTGGTGCTCGGCTCGGGGTGGGCTCCCGCGCTGGCCGCACTGGGCGAGCCGACGGCCTCCGTTCCGATGGCCGACCTGCCGGGTTTCACCCCGCCCACCGCGGCCGGGCACGGCGGCCAGGTGTTTTCGGTGCCGATCGGCGCGCGCCGGGCGCTGGTGCTCGTCGGGCGCATTCACGCCTATGAGGGTCATGATCTTGCCCACGTGGTGCATCCGGTGCGGACGGCGTGCGCCGCGGGTGCCGGGACCGTGATCCTGACCAACGCGGCGGGCGGGCTGCGGGCCGACATGGCGGTCGGGCAGCCGGTGCTGATCAGCGACCATCTGAACCTCACCGCACGGTCGCCACTGGTGGGAGCGCAGTTCGTCGACCTGGTGGACGCCTACGCCCCACGCCTGCGCGCCGTCGCCCGCGGCATCGACCCCACGCTGGCCGAGGGGGTGTACGCCGGTCTGCCCGGGCCGCACTACGAGACGCCCGCCGAGATCCGGATGCTGCGCACCCTGGGTGCCGATCTGGTCGGGATGTCCACGGTGCACGAGACGATCGCCGCCCGGGCCGCCGGCGCCGAGGTCCTCGGCGTCTCGCTGGTGACGAACCTGGCCGCCGGCATGACAGGTCAGCCGCTCAGTCACGACGAGGTGCTGGAGGCGGGCCGGCAGTCCGCGGCGCGGATGGGCGCCCTGCTGGCCGCGGTGATCGCGGCGCTGTGA
- a CDS encoding M20 family metallopeptidase, producing the protein MSTVTASASVEDAVHRRSGDLVALSHDIHAEPELAFAEHRSCAKTQALAAERGFLIEAAPGGLDTAFRAVYGSGSLVVGICAEYDALPGIGHACGHNIIAASAVGTALALAEVADALDLTVVLIGTPAEEAGGGKVLLLNAGAFDDIAASVMLHPGPADIAAARSLALSEVAVSYTGRESHAAVAPYLGINAADAVTVAQVAVGLLRQQLAPGQMMHGIVTDGGQATNVIPAHAELRYTMRANDMESLRALEARMAGCFASGALATGCEHTVVETAPPYDALAPDPFLAAVFRAEMIRNGRHPLPVELEAALPLGSTDMGNVTQVLPGIHPVVGIDAGGASLHQPQFAAAAAGASADKAVIDGSIMLARTVVALAENAAERGRVMEAHARRRAS; encoded by the coding sequence ATGTCCACGGTCACCGCGTCCGCGAGCGTCGAGGACGCCGTCCACCGCCGCAGCGGTGACCTTGTCGCGCTGTCGCACGATATCCACGCCGAGCCCGAACTGGCGTTCGCCGAGCACCGCAGCTGCGCCAAAACCCAGGCGCTGGCCGCCGAACGCGGTTTCCTCATCGAGGCCGCCCCCGGCGGCCTCGACACCGCTTTCCGGGCCGTGTACGGCAGCGGGTCGTTGGTGGTCGGTATCTGCGCGGAATACGACGCGTTGCCCGGGATCGGGCATGCCTGCGGGCACAACATCATCGCGGCGTCGGCGGTGGGCACCGCGCTGGCGCTCGCCGAGGTGGCCGACGCACTGGATCTGACGGTCGTGCTCATCGGCACGCCCGCCGAGGAGGCCGGTGGCGGAAAGGTGTTGTTGCTCAACGCCGGAGCGTTCGACGATATTGCCGCGTCGGTGATGCTGCACCCCGGTCCCGCCGATATCGCGGCGGCTCGCTCGCTGGCGCTCTCCGAGGTCGCCGTCAGCTACACCGGACGCGAATCCCACGCGGCGGTGGCGCCGTATCTGGGTATCAACGCCGCCGACGCCGTCACCGTCGCGCAAGTGGCCGTCGGGCTGCTGCGCCAGCAGCTCGCCCCGGGCCAGATGATGCACGGCATCGTCACCGACGGCGGGCAGGCCACCAATGTGATTCCCGCACATGCCGAATTGCGCTACACGATGCGCGCCAACGACATGGAATCGTTGCGCGCCCTGGAGGCCAGGATGGCCGGTTGTTTCGCCTCCGGCGCATTGGCCACCGGGTGCGAGCACACCGTCGTCGAGACCGCGCCGCCCTATGACGCACTGGCCCCGGATCCGTTCCTGGCCGCGGTGTTCCGCGCGGAGATGATTCGCAACGGCCGGCACCCGCTGCCGGTGGAATTGGAGGCAGCCTTGCCGTTGGGCAGTACCGATATGGGCAATGTCACCCAGGTGCTGCCGGGGATCCACCCGGTGGTGGGCATCGACGCCGGTGGCGCCTCGCTGCACCAGCCGCAGTTCGCCGCCGCCGCCGCCGGGGCCAGCGCGGACAAGGCGGTCATCGACGGTTCGATCATGCTGGCGCGCACCGTTGTCGCGTTGGCCGAGAACGCGGCCGAACGTGGACGGGTGATGGAAGCGCACGCCCGGCGGAGGGCGTCATGA
- a CDS encoding MarR family winged helix-turn-helix transcriptional regulator — MAQPDTSTATELRESVMAVARQLRRHRPDHGLTLSQMQVLAEVTRTGAATPAELAGRMHVRVQSLTDSINGLAAAGLVCRRTDDVDRRRQLVELTEAGGALLAADRAERDAWLHTAMRENLTELEFGLLLLVAPVLRKLADAEAGTIGT, encoded by the coding sequence ATGGCGCAGCCTGACACGTCGACAGCGACCGAACTGCGGGAATCGGTGATGGCGGTCGCCCGCCAGCTCCGACGACACCGCCCCGACCACGGCCTCACCCTGAGCCAGATGCAGGTGCTGGCCGAGGTGACCCGTACCGGCGCCGCCACCCCCGCCGAACTCGCCGGCCGGATGCACGTGCGCGTGCAGTCGCTCACCGACAGCATCAACGGGCTGGCCGCCGCCGGGCTGGTGTGCCGCCGCACCGATGACGTCGACCGGCGCCGCCAACTCGTCGAGCTCACCGAGGCGGGCGGCGCGCTGCTGGCTGCCGACCGGGCCGAACGGGACGCCTGGCTGCACACCGCGATGCGCGAGAACCTCACCGAGCTGGAATTCGGGCTGCTGCTGTTGGTGGCCCCCGTGCTGCGCAAGCTGGCCGATGCCGAAGCGGGCACAATCGGGACATGA